From the genome of Candidatus Eremiobacteraceae bacterium, one region includes:
- a CDS encoding APC family permease, producing MATQRRSLARVLGLADLSILSSASMAPAYSIAVTFGLMVAAAGTGAPMALVALTVPIIFIAIAFHRLCEEHPDAGSTYAWSRLAFGPGIGAFGAWIVVLSYFFAAVAAVVPAGIYTLDLAAHFHLVPSTWSSSALVVAITGSVWVIIASLLLIGGIRPTARVSGLFLLFECAVLLGFAALAFFHPPAAAIAPASNLHILTFGSGGFDGFLAAMVLAVWVTDGWEVSSYSSEENQGGSRIPGLGGLIGLVLTVVLILVCMIAFMKIAPLAGLASNSDDSLAYIAARLGGGWFSTAMIATVLVSTAATLWTTQLGISRGMFSMARDRLFPSSLTAVHPIFGTPYVAIAVVNAGVFVITILTGLLPSANAALNEVVNATAVLLNLTFILTGASCVVHFVRKGTPLTDMTRVVLPAIGTLAIAALLDLNFRHQSGLDQIIAAVTIGLGILYAAVVVALGRTKLTAPAPAAVPAPGKAEG from the coding sequence GTGGCTACGCAACGGCGCTCGCTCGCGCGAGTCCTAGGCCTTGCGGATCTGTCGATTCTCTCTTCCGCAAGCATGGCTCCGGCGTACTCGATCGCGGTGACGTTCGGTCTGATGGTCGCGGCCGCAGGCACGGGCGCTCCGATGGCGCTCGTCGCTTTGACGGTGCCGATCATCTTTATCGCCATCGCGTTTCACCGGCTTTGCGAGGAGCATCCAGACGCAGGTTCGACCTACGCGTGGTCGAGGCTCGCGTTCGGTCCGGGCATCGGCGCCTTCGGCGCGTGGATCGTCGTGCTTTCCTATTTCTTCGCAGCCGTCGCCGCGGTCGTGCCGGCAGGCATCTACACGCTCGATCTCGCGGCGCACTTCCATCTCGTGCCGAGCACGTGGTCGAGCAGCGCGCTCGTCGTGGCGATAACCGGCAGCGTCTGGGTCATCATCGCGAGCTTGCTGCTCATCGGCGGCATCCGCCCGACCGCTCGCGTCTCCGGACTCTTCCTTTTATTCGAGTGCGCGGTGCTGCTCGGCTTCGCGGCGCTCGCGTTCTTCCATCCGCCCGCGGCGGCGATCGCGCCCGCCTCGAACCTCCACATCCTCACGTTCGGATCCGGCGGTTTCGACGGCTTCCTCGCCGCGATGGTTCTCGCGGTTTGGGTGACGGACGGTTGGGAGGTCTCATCGTATTCGTCCGAAGAGAATCAGGGCGGCTCTCGCATTCCCGGTCTCGGCGGCCTCATCGGACTCGTCCTCACCGTCGTCCTCATCCTCGTTTGTATGATCGCCTTCATGAAGATCGCTCCGCTCGCAGGCCTAGCGTCGAACTCGGACGACAGCCTTGCGTACATCGCCGCACGGCTCGGCGGCGGCTGGTTCTCCACCGCGATGATCGCGACGGTCCTCGTCTCGACGGCGGCGACGCTGTGGACGACGCAGCTCGGCATCTCGCGCGGCATGTTCTCGATGGCGCGAGACCGGCTATTCCCCAGCTCGCTCACCGCGGTGCATCCGATCTTCGGCACGCCGTACGTCGCGATCGCCGTCGTCAATGCGGGCGTGTTCGTCATCACCATCCTCACCGGACTGCTGCCCTCGGCGAACGCCGCACTCAACGAGGTCGTCAACGCGACGGCGGTATTGCTGAACCTCACGTTCATCCTGACTGGCGCTTCGTGCGTGGTGCACTTCGTCCGAAAAGGGACTCCGCTCACCGACATGACGCGCGTCGTCCTGCCGGCGATCGGCACGCTCGCGATCGCCGCACTGCTCGACCTCAACTTCCGTCACCAATCCGGACTCGATCAGATCATCGCCGCCGTCACGATCGGGCTCGGCATCTTGTACGCTGCGGTCGTCGTCGCGTTGGGACGGACCAAGCTCACAGCCCCGGCGCCCGCAGCGGTGCCGGCCCCCGGCAAAGCAGAAGGCTGA
- a CDS encoding S8 family serine peptidase, whose amino-acid sequence MSLANLALARQPAAAISACAAALALAACGGGGSSTLEPAIPPVHATRCVQSALVPGSPNSAMLAGARIRTPAIEPSTDIVIGEVGVRFASADPQLLQRAASSIGGSALQPIDRHDAATIAISPSLDPRTAAQTLRSLPGVINAAPIALRYPLDVIPNDPDFGVLPYDVKDPAISNPPIQWDMYVMSLPSAWARATAFGSNAVRVAIIDTGYDANNRDLQGGRVIASVVYDRGDGSVDTGASIQDGNGHGTDTTGIAAADTNDGLATAGVAGGISLMEARVFPTPSPQHPNPPASTRDVAAAIDWAVSNGAKVINLSLGSASADPTYEEPAVARAIAAGVTVVAAAGNGNARGVGQPALDFPAADTGVIAVGASALCDGSSARDFATAYEYVASYSNYTTDRSRHFVVAPGGDPSTQQVQCPVSSCIDYLQWILNLYSTTAFGGGGQTVLIAGTSMASPHVAGVAALMLSADPNLTPSQIATMITSTATNVNDPRQGYGRVDADAALAAVR is encoded by the coding sequence ATGTCGCTCGCCAATCTCGCGCTAGCACGTCAGCCGGCCGCCGCCATCTCGGCGTGCGCCGCCGCGCTCGCGCTCGCAGCATGCGGGGGCGGCGGATCCTCAACGCTCGAGCCCGCGATTCCACCCGTGCATGCGACACGCTGCGTGCAGAGCGCGCTCGTGCCGGGATCTCCGAACTCGGCGATGCTCGCCGGCGCGCGCATCCGGACGCCGGCGATCGAACCGTCAACGGACATCGTCATCGGCGAAGTGGGCGTGCGTTTCGCATCGGCCGATCCACAGTTGCTCCAGCGCGCGGCCTCGTCGATCGGCGGAAGCGCCCTGCAACCGATCGATCGACACGATGCCGCGACGATCGCGATCTCTCCGTCGCTCGATCCCCGAACCGCAGCGCAGACGTTGCGCTCGCTGCCGGGCGTCATCAACGCTGCTCCGATCGCGCTGCGCTATCCGCTCGACGTGATCCCCAACGACCCGGACTTCGGTGTACTGCCGTACGACGTCAAAGATCCGGCGATCTCGAATCCGCCGATCCAGTGGGATATGTACGTGATGTCGCTGCCGAGCGCGTGGGCACGCGCGACGGCGTTCGGGTCGAACGCGGTTCGCGTCGCGATCATCGACACCGGCTACGACGCGAACAATCGCGATCTGCAAGGCGGCCGCGTCATCGCATCGGTCGTCTACGATCGCGGTGACGGTTCGGTCGACACGGGCGCGAGCATCCAAGATGGCAACGGTCACGGCACGGACACGACCGGCATCGCCGCCGCGGACACGAACGACGGGCTCGCGACCGCAGGCGTCGCCGGCGGGATCAGCCTCATGGAAGCGCGCGTCTTCCCTACGCCCTCGCCGCAGCACCCGAATCCGCCGGCGTCGACGCGCGATGTCGCCGCTGCCATCGATTGGGCGGTGAGCAACGGCGCAAAGGTGATCAACCTCAGCCTCGGCTCCGCCAGCGCGGACCCGACGTATGAGGAACCCGCCGTTGCGCGGGCGATCGCCGCCGGCGTGACCGTCGTCGCAGCAGCGGGCAACGGCAACGCGCGCGGTGTCGGGCAGCCGGCGCTCGACTTCCCGGCCGCCGACACCGGCGTCATCGCCGTCGGAGCGTCGGCGCTGTGCGACGGCTCCTCGGCGCGCGACTTCGCCACCGCATATGAATATGTCGCCAGCTATTCCAACTATACCACCGACAGATCGAGGCACTTCGTCGTCGCACCCGGAGGCGATCCGAGCACGCAGCAAGTCCAATGCCCGGTGTCGAGCTGCATCGACTACCTCCAGTGGATACTCAACTTGTACTCGACGACGGCGTTCGGGGGAGGCGGTCAGACGGTGCTCATCGCGGGCACCTCGATGGCATCGCCGCATGTCGCCGGAGTCGCAGCGCTAATGCTATCGGCGGATCCGAACCTGACGCCGTCGCAAATCGCGACGATGATCACATCGACTGCGACGAACGTAAACGATCCGCGCCAAGGGTACGGTCGCGTCGATGCCGACGCAGCTTTAGCCGCAGTTCGATGA
- a CDS encoding competence/damage-inducible protein A, with protein sequence MPSAEIITIGTELLLGQLVDTNTSTIARALAASGVDVHRETSVGDNEQRIAAAVRDALGRSDIAICAGGLGPTVDDLTREAIAAAFGRRLVLHEPSLAYIEQRFAQAGWTMAPNNRRQAMVPEGAIVLGNPHGSAPGFVVDDGRRVAIALPGPPAELDPMLHELAIPWIVKRFEIKAVIVTRVLHTLGIGESDLDERIADLFRESRNPSIAVLARPGFVDVKITAKAQDAQAASSLIASLEAKLRERLGDSIYATDGGSFEHSLGEALRARGWSIAVAESCTAGLVAAAIASIPGASDYFKGGVIAYADDAKSGLLGVDRALIAKHGAVSEEVAKAMAVGAREHLHSTIAVSTTGIAGPGGGTPDKPVGLVFVALARPGDKTTVRRLTLPGTRGVIQRRATVAALSMAWKAAR encoded by the coding sequence ATGCCCTCAGCCGAGATCATCACCATCGGCACGGAGCTGCTGCTCGGCCAGCTCGTCGACACGAATACGTCCACCATAGCTCGGGCCCTCGCAGCATCCGGCGTCGACGTCCATCGCGAGACGTCGGTCGGCGACAACGAGCAGCGCATCGCCGCAGCGGTCCGCGACGCGCTCGGCCGCTCAGACATCGCCATCTGCGCGGGCGGTCTCGGACCGACGGTTGACGACCTCACGCGCGAAGCCATCGCGGCAGCGTTCGGACGCCGGCTCGTGCTCCACGAACCGAGCCTCGCCTACATCGAGCAGCGCTTCGCTCAAGCCGGCTGGACGATGGCGCCGAACAACCGGCGGCAGGCGATGGTCCCCGAGGGAGCGATCGTGCTCGGCAATCCGCACGGCAGCGCGCCGGGCTTCGTCGTCGACGACGGCCGGCGCGTCGCGATCGCGCTGCCGGGGCCGCCCGCCGAACTCGATCCGATGCTCCACGAGCTCGCGATACCGTGGATCGTCAAGCGCTTCGAGATCAAAGCGGTCATCGTGACTCGCGTCCTCCACACGCTCGGCATCGGCGAGTCCGATCTCGACGAGCGTATCGCCGACCTCTTCCGCGAAAGCCGCAACCCGAGCATCGCGGTGCTGGCGCGCCCCGGCTTCGTCGATGTCAAGATCACCGCGAAAGCGCAAGACGCGCAAGCGGCGTCGTCGCTGATAGCATCGCTCGAGGCCAAGCTGCGCGAGCGGCTCGGCGACTCGATATACGCCACCGACGGCGGTTCGTTCGAACACAGCCTTGGCGAAGCGCTCCGCGCGCGCGGCTGGTCGATCGCCGTCGCCGAGTCGTGCACGGCCGGTCTCGTCGCGGCGGCGATCGCCTCGATCCCTGGTGCTTCCGACTATTTCAAAGGCGGCGTCATCGCGTATGCTGACGACGCGAAGTCGGGGCTCCTCGGTGTCGATCGCGCGCTTATCGCCAAGCACGGTGCGGTGAGCGAGGAAGTCGCAAAAGCGATGGCGGTCGGCGCCCGCGAACATCTGCACTCGACGATCGCGGTCTCGACGACAGGCATAGCTGGCCCGGGCGGCGGCACCCCAGACAAGCCGGTCGGCCTCGTCTTCGTCGCGCTTGCCAGACCCGGCGACAAGACGACGGTAAGACGCTTGACCCTGCCGGGTACGCGTGGTGTCATCCAGCGTCGCGCGACGGTCGCCGCACTCTCCATGGCTTGGAAAGCCGCTCGCTGA
- a CDS encoding VOC family protein: protein MPRYLHTSIFVNDMDESIDFYTNKLGLKLLDKQHYEGNADMAFVGRDWNAYIELVFDLEDHAPYDIGNRYEHLALEIDGDLPALCEKLKSQGVKVVKGPKKSPGGTRWIAFVEDPNGIPVELLEPK, encoded by the coding sequence GTGCCCCGTTACCTGCACACCTCGATCTTCGTCAACGACATGGACGAGTCGATCGACTTCTACACGAACAAGCTCGGTCTGAAATTGCTCGACAAGCAGCACTACGAAGGCAATGCCGACATGGCGTTCGTCGGCCGCGATTGGAACGCGTACATCGAACTCGTCTTCGACCTCGAAGACCACGCACCGTACGACATCGGTAACCGCTACGAGCACCTCGCGCTCGAGATCGACGGCGACCTGCCGGCGCTGTGCGAAAAGCTCAAGTCCCAAGGCGTCAAAGTCGTCAAAGGTCCGAAGAAATCGCCGGGCGGCACGCGCTGGATTGCCTTCGTCGAAGATCCCAACGGCATCCCTGTCGAATTGCTCGAGCCTAAGTAG
- a CDS encoding VOC family protein: MPIRLGTIGHFCIAVRDPKRAAAWWMKNLNVKKEFEFPNGAVVGTNDIGIVLIKGTPRPEAIDHISFHLSSMAALRAALKQLKRNKVVIEDPGDEIGPEAPGSKNMGLWFHDPDGYRWELSVLAKPRKTAKKKKK; the protein is encoded by the coding sequence ATGCCCATACGCCTTGGCACGATCGGCCACTTCTGCATCGCGGTCCGCGACCCAAAACGCGCCGCCGCATGGTGGATGAAGAACCTCAATGTCAAGAAAGAATTCGAGTTCCCGAACGGTGCGGTCGTCGGCACCAATGACATCGGCATCGTCCTCATCAAGGGCACGCCGCGGCCCGAGGCGATCGACCACATCTCGTTCCACCTCTCCAGCATGGCTGCGTTGCGCGCAGCGCTCAAGCAGCTGAAGCGGAACAAAGTGGTCATCGAGGATCCCGGCGACGAGATCGGTCCGGAGGCACCTGGCTCGAAGAACATGGGCCTGTGGTTCCACGACCCCGACGGTTACCGCTGGGAACTCTCCGTCCTCGCCAAGCCGAGAAAAACCGCCAAGAAGAAGAAGAAGTAG
- a CDS encoding NAD+ synthase — translation MKTAFRIVRPTQTADDELRIDPALVERWLVRFLRDELVVARDIRKAVVGISGGVDSAVVAFLCARALGPENVLGVRMPYATSSPTSAKHGRLVIEKTGIRDRVVDITAAVDGYLAQEPDAGAQRRGNVMARVRMIALFDQSAKIGGLPIGTGNKSERMFGYFTWHGDDSPPINPIGDLFKTQVWALARHLGVPRAIIEKPATADLIRGQTDEDDLGITYAQADRILSRLLSGHDVDDIIASGFAKKDVLLVKRRVDATHWKRHLATTAMISNTAINEFYLRPVDY, via the coding sequence ATGAAGACCGCCTTCCGCATCGTCCGTCCGACCCAAACCGCTGACGACGAACTGCGCATCGATCCGGCGCTCGTCGAACGCTGGCTCGTCCGCTTTCTCCGCGACGAACTCGTCGTCGCGCGCGATATCAGGAAAGCGGTCGTCGGCATCTCCGGTGGCGTCGACTCCGCCGTCGTCGCATTTCTATGCGCCCGCGCCCTCGGGCCCGAGAACGTGCTCGGTGTCCGCATGCCGTACGCGACATCGAGCCCGACGAGCGCGAAGCACGGCCGGCTCGTCATCGAAAAGACGGGCATCCGCGACCGCGTCGTCGACATCACGGCCGCCGTCGACGGTTACCTGGCGCAAGAACCGGACGCCGGCGCGCAGCGCCGCGGCAACGTCATGGCGCGCGTCCGGATGATCGCCCTCTTCGACCAATCGGCGAAGATCGGCGGCCTCCCTATCGGGACCGGCAACAAATCGGAGCGGATGTTCGGCTACTTCACCTGGCACGGCGACGATTCGCCGCCGATCAATCCGATCGGCGACCTCTTCAAGACGCAAGTGTGGGCGCTCGCGCGACATCTCGGTGTGCCGCGCGCGATCATCGAGAAGCCCGCGACCGCGGACCTCATCCGCGGTCAAACCGACGAAGACGACCTCGGCATCACGTACGCGCAGGCCGACCGTATCCTGAGCCGCCTGCTCTCCGGGCACGACGTCGACGACATCATCGCGAGCGGCTTCGCCAAGAAGGATGTGCTCCTCGTGAAACGGCGCGTCGACGCGACGCACTGGAAGCGTCATCTCGCGACGACGGCGATGATCTCGAACACCGCGATCAACGAGTTCTACCTGCGTCCCGTCGACTACTGA
- a CDS encoding nitrilase-related carbon-nitrogen hydrolase: MKRRAQREIKPLGIVPRPKPNGARSPKGGRPIGLALVQFAPVKGDVDANLAAIGDALAALKRDRAPFPDVIVFPEACLSGYFVEGAVREVALTSDDLFKRLRATAAKALGASHPSFDIVAGFYEADGGKLYNSALYATLGRNGAIRHVHRKLFLATYGVFDEERFVSRGRTIEAFDTPHGRAAILICEDACHSLSTTIAALRGAQILYIPSASPGRGLEDAEPANVRLWRDITRVAAAEHGIFIAYSGLLGFEGGKGFTGSSRLIGPFGDLRAEAPFDSPAILRVDVDPVDLTAARAALPMLGDLEANLAELTAMLDDEAALRPRPRQRSKPSRRT; the protein is encoded by the coding sequence ATGAAACGGCGCGCGCAGCGGGAGATCAAACCGCTCGGAATCGTGCCCCGACCGAAGCCGAACGGCGCTCGCTCGCCCAAGGGCGGCAGGCCGATCGGCCTCGCACTTGTCCAATTCGCTCCGGTGAAGGGCGACGTCGACGCGAATCTTGCAGCGATCGGCGATGCGCTTGCCGCGTTGAAGCGCGACCGGGCGCCGTTCCCCGATGTCATCGTCTTCCCCGAAGCGTGTCTGTCCGGTTACTTCGTCGAGGGCGCGGTCCGCGAAGTCGCGCTGACGTCCGACGACCTTTTCAAACGTCTCCGTGCGACCGCTGCCAAAGCGCTCGGCGCTTCGCATCCGTCGTTCGACATCGTAGCCGGATTCTACGAAGCCGACGGCGGCAAACTCTACAATAGCGCTCTTTACGCGACGCTCGGGCGCAACGGTGCGATCCGTCACGTCCACCGAAAACTTTTCCTCGCGACGTACGGCGTCTTCGATGAAGAGCGCTTCGTGTCGCGCGGACGCACGATCGAAGCGTTTGACACGCCGCACGGGCGCGCCGCCATCCTCATCTGCGAAGACGCGTGCCACTCGCTGTCGACGACCATCGCCGCTTTGCGCGGCGCGCAGATCCTCTATATCCCGAGCGCGTCGCCCGGCCGAGGCCTCGAAGATGCCGAGCCCGCCAATGTCCGCCTCTGGCGCGACATCACGCGGGTCGCAGCCGCCGAGCACGGCATATTCATCGCGTATTCCGGCCTGCTCGGTTTCGAAGGCGGCAAAGGCTTCACCGGATCGTCGCGCCTCATCGGACCGTTCGGCGATCTGCGAGCTGAAGCGCCCTTCGACTCACCGGCGATCCTCCGGGTCGACGTCGATCCGGTCGACCTCACCGCGGCTCGTGCCGCGCTTCCCATGCTCGGCGACCTCGAAGCGAATCTTGCGGAGCTCACTGCGATGCTCGATGACGAGGCCGCGCTTCGGCCGCGGCCGCGTCAACGCTCCAAGCCCTCCCGTCGCACATGA
- a CDS encoding pirin family protein: protein MDIADAVFEVQRSAQRAHFDHGWLDTYHSFSFADYHDSQNVHWGVLRVFNDDRVAPGGAFGLHPHRDMEIVTYVLSGRLVHEDSMGNRGVVGPGGVQYMSAGTGVRHSEANDSDTEPLHFVQMWVLPAHRGATPQYGQKAFSLEERLGSWLPVASGVHGLYAPISIGQSAAFFVLRLEGNSTAHSFASGRLGFLFVADGDVKANGVSLSGGDAVRFSGVDRLDVSGTGDLLLWDLAPAD, encoded by the coding sequence ATGGATATAGCGGACGCGGTGTTCGAGGTACAGCGGTCGGCGCAGCGCGCACACTTCGACCATGGCTGGCTCGACACGTATCATTCGTTCAGCTTCGCTGATTATCATGACTCGCAGAACGTCCATTGGGGCGTGTTGCGCGTGTTCAACGACGATCGAGTGGCGCCGGGCGGCGCCTTCGGTTTGCACCCGCATCGCGACATGGAGATCGTGACGTACGTCTTGTCGGGCAGGCTCGTGCACGAGGATAGCATGGGCAATCGCGGCGTCGTAGGGCCGGGCGGCGTTCAGTACATGAGCGCAGGCACCGGTGTGCGGCATTCGGAGGCGAACGACTCCGATACGGAACCGCTGCATTTCGTGCAGATGTGGGTGTTGCCGGCGCATCGCGGCGCGACGCCGCAATACGGTCAAAAGGCGTTTTCGCTCGAAGAGCGGTTGGGCAGTTGGTTGCCGGTCGCTTCGGGCGTGCATGGTCTGTATGCCCCGATTTCGATCGGCCAATCGGCCGCTTTCTTCGTGCTCCGCCTCGAAGGCAATTCTACCGCGCACTCTTTTGCCTCCGGCCGGCTCGGGTTCTTGTTCGTCGCGGATGGCGACGTGAAAGCGAACGGCGTTTCGCTTTCTGGAGGCGATGCCGTCCGTTTTTCGGGCGTCGATCGGCTCGATGTCAGCGGCACGGGTGACCTGCTTCTCTGGGACCTCGCGCCCGCAGATTAA